A genomic window from Camelina sativa cultivar DH55 chromosome 2, Cs, whole genome shotgun sequence includes:
- the LOC109125024 gene encoding UDP-glycosyltransferase 84A4-like, with the protein MEMEMEMEMEMGSSLTHVMLVSFPGQGHINPLLRLGKLIASKGLIVTFVTTEEPLGKKMREANKIQDGVLKPVGLGFLRFEFFDDGFVYEGLDMLLKSLEVAGKREIKNLVKKYEKQPVKCLINNAFVPWVCDVAEELQIPSAVLWVQSCACLAAYYYHHYQLVKFPTETEPEITTEIPFNPLVLKHDEIPSFLHPSSPHPSLGGILLEQIKRLHKPFSVLIDTFEELERDTIDHMSQICPQVIFNPIGPLFTVAKSISSDIKGDISEPASDSIEWLDSKEPSSVVYVSFGTLAYLTQEQIEEIAHGIIHSGLSCLWVVRPPLEALSQEPQVLPRELEEKGKIVEWCPQEKVLAHPAVACFLSHCGWNSTMEALTSGVPVICFPQWGDQVTNAVYMIDVFKTGLRLSRGEAEKRIVLREEVTKRLLEATVGEKAVELRENARRWKEAAESAVAYGGSSERNFQKFVDKLVDVIM; encoded by the coding sequence atggaaatggagatggagatggagatggagatgggaTCGTCGCTAACCCATGTGATGCTCGTATCATTCCCAGGCCAAGGTCACATAAACCCTCTTCTTCGTCTCGGAAAGCTCATAGCCTCTAAAGGTTTAATAGTCACCTTTGTCACCACAGAGGAGCCATTGGGGAAGAAGATGCGTGAAGCCAACAAGATTCAAGACGGCGTGCTCAAACCAGTCGGTTTAGGTTTCCTCCGGTTTGAGTTCTTCGACGACGGATTTGTTTACGAAGGCCTTGATATGTTATTAAAATCGCTTGAAGTTGCCGGAAAAAGAGAGATCAAGAACCTGGTCAAGAAATATGAGAAGCAACCAGTGAAATGTCTCATAAATAACGCTTTTGTCCCATGGGTGTGTGACGTAGCCGAGGAGCTTCAAATCCCTTCGGCTGTTCTATGGGTCCAGTCTTGTGCTTGCCTCGCCGCTTATTACTACCACCACTACCAGTTAGTTAAGTTTCCAACGGAAACCGAACCGGAGATCACCACTGAAATCCCTTTCAATCCATTAGTGTTGAAGCATGACGAGATCCCTAGCTTTCTTCATCCTTCCTCTCCGCATCCCAGTTTGGGTGGTATCCTTTTAGAACAGATCAAGCGACTTCACAAACCTTTCTCTGTTCTCATTGACACTTTTGAAGAGCTAGAAAGAGACACTATTGACCACATGTCCCAGATCTGCCCTCAAGTCATCTTCAACCCCATAGGTCCGCTTTTTACGGTGGCTAAATCCATAAGCTCTGACATCAAAGGAGACATTTCCGAGCCAGCCAGTGACTCCATAGAGTGGCTTGACTCCAAAGAACCATCCTCTGTCGTATACGTCTCCTTTGGGACACTGGCTTACTTGACGCAAGAACAGATCGAGGAGATTGCGCACGGCATTATACACTCCGGGTTGTCATGCTTATGGGTCGTGCGGCCTCCCTTAGAAGCCTTATCCCAAGAACCACAAGTTTTGCCTCGAGAGCTTGAAGAGAAAGGGAAGATCGTGGAATGGTGTCCACAAGAGAAGGTGTTGGCTCATCCTGCGGTTGCTTGCTTCTTAAGTCACTGCGGGTGGAACTCAACCATGGAGGCTTTAACTTCAGGAGTTCCCGTGATTTGTTTCCCGCAGTGGGGAGATCAGGTGACAAACGCAGTGTACATGATTGATGTTTTCAAAACAGGATTGAGACTCAGCCGTGGAGAGGCTGAGAAGAGGATTGTTTTAAGGGAAGAGGTAACTAAGCGACTGCTTGAGGCCACAGTTGGAGAGAAGGCGGTGGAGCTGAGAGAAAACGCTCGGAGGTGGAAGGAGGCGGCGGAGTCTGCCGTGGCATACGGAGGATCATCTGAGAGGAACTTTCAAAAGTTTGTTGACAAGTTGGTTGATGTAATTATGTAA
- the LOC104746634 gene encoding putative F-box/FBD/LRR-repeat protein At4g13965: MKRCKRDGESIRNQDVGNEDRISELPEALISEILSLLPTKVAIATSVLSKQWQSHWRMLPKLMFDSYGYYYHSHEPGTFSKNVRKALLSHKAPVLQSLHLSISLNRLNEKQVRKLTGIAFARNLRKLVLDVQIQLEPLRFPKCLYNCETLETLELKYSIFMDVPSSYCLKSLRTLQLHDVDFKDNESVVNLFAGCPNLENLVVYRYSLSRVKTFTIAVPSLQRLSIYNYTDRPSGDYVINAPSLNYLKMKGFKALESCLIENAPELVKATIFIYDANILGSLSSLKHLSLELSALESTIPTGIIFYQLVYLEMPTYRVNWWNLLTLMLNTSPNLQVLKLVGSQQQPLGSWNQPKNVPECLLLHLETFMYEDYYSQENGKEVTKYILKNAIYLKKATFSFNKRLEAKQKVKMVEELESVKKASNSCQLVFRWNFIY; this comes from the exons ATGAAACGATG CAAAAGAGATGGTGAGAGTATTAGAAACCAAGATGTTGGGAATGAGGACAGGATCAGTGAGTTGCCTGAAGCTTTGATTTCGGAGATATTGTCTCTGCTTCCTACAAAAGTTGCCATAGCCACAAGTGTTTTATCTAAACAATGGCAGTCTCATTGGAGAATGCTGCCTAAACTCATGTTTGATTCTTACGGTTATTACTATCACAGCCATGAACCCGGGACATTTTCAAAGAATGTTCGTAAGGCTTTGCTTTCACACAAGGCTCCGGTTCTACAGAGTTTGCATCTGTCAATTTCTTTAAATagattaaatgaaaaacaagttagaaaATTGACTGGGATTGCATTTGCCCGCAATTTGCGTAAGCTGGTACTGGATGTTCAAATTCAACTTGAACCGTTAAGATTTCCCAAGTGCTTGTATAACTGTGAAACACTAGAGACCTTGGAACTCAAGTATTCGATTTTTATGGATGTCCCTTCTTCATATTGTCTGAAATCCCTTAGAACTCTGCAGCTTCATGATGTGGACTTCAAAGACAATGAATCAGTTGTTAACCTTTTCGCTGGCTGTCCTAATCTTGAAAACTTGGTGGTGTATCGATATTCATTAAGCAGAGTGAAGACTTTCACTATTGCGGTGCCATCCTTACAGAGACTATCAATTTATAATTACACTGATAGACCTAGTGGGGACTATGTGATAAATGCCCCTTCTTTGAATTACTTGAAGATGAAAGGGTTTAAAGCACTTGAGTCTTGTCTGATCGAGAACGCACCAGAGTTGGTTAAAGCAACCATTTTCATCTATGATGCGAACATCTTGGGATCACTAAGTTCACTCAAACATCTTTCCTTGGAGCTATCAGCCTTggaa AGTACAATTCCTACTGGAATTATATTTTATCAGTTGGTGTATTTGGAGATGCCTACATATAGAGTTAACTGGTGGAATCTACTAACGCTCATGCTCAATACTTCTCCTAATTTACAAGTCCTCAAGCTTGTCGGT TCACAACAACAACCTTTGGGAAGCTGGAATCAGCCAAAGAATGTTCCTGAATGTTTGTTACTCCATCTCGAGACATTTATGTATGAAGACTACTACTCGCAAGAGAATGGAAAAGAGGTGACGAAATATATCCTAAAGAACGCAATTTATTTGAAGAAAGCAACTTTTTCCTTCAATAAACGCCTGGAAGCGAAACAGAAAGTTAAGATGGTTGAGGAGTTGGAGAGTGTGAAAAAGGCTTCAAATTCATGTCAGCTTGTATTCCGATGGAACTTTATATATTGA
- the LOC104718360 gene encoding UDP-glycosyltransferase 84A4-like isoform X1: protein MEMEMEMGSSLTHVMLISFPGQGHINPLLRLGKLIASKGLLVTFVTTEEPLGKKMREANKIQDGVLKPVGLGFLRFEFFDDGFVYEDMDLLLKSLEVAGKREIKNLVKKYEKQPVKCLINNAFVPWVCDVAEELQIPSAVLWVQSCACLAAYYYYHHQLVKFPTETEPEITTEIPFKPLVLKHDEIPSFLHPSSPLPSLGGIILEQIKRLHKPFSVLIDTFEELERDTIDHMSQLCPQVIIKSIGPLFTVAKSISSDIKGDISEPASDCIEWLDSKEPSSVVYISFGTIVRLKQEQIEEIAHGILNSGLSCLWVVRPPLEALSQEPQVLPRELEEKGKIVEWCPQEKVLAHPAVACFLSHCGWNSTMEALTSGAPLICFPQWGDQVTNAVYMIDVFKTGLRLSRGEAEKRIVLREEVTERLLEATVGEKAVELRENARRWKEAAESAVAYGGSSERNLQEFVDKLVDVKIMPSISN, encoded by the coding sequence atggaaatggagatggagatgggaTCGTCGCTAACCCATGTGATGCTCATATCTTTCCCAGGCCAAGGTCACATAAACCCTCTTCTTCGTCTCGGAAAGCTCATAGCATCTAAAGGTTTACTAGTCACTTTTGTCACCACAGAGGAGCCATTGGGCAAGAAGATGCGTGAAGCCAACAAGATTCAAGACGGCGTGCTCAAACCGGTCGGGTTAGGTTTCCTCCGTTTCGAGTTCTTCGACGACGGATTTGTATACGAAGACATGGATTTGTTATTAAAATCACTTGAAGTTGCCGGGAAAAGAGAGATCAAGAACCTGGTCAAGAAATATGAGAAGCAACCAGTGAAATGTCTCATAAATAACGCTTTTGTCCCATGGGTGTGTGACGTAGCCGAGGAGCTTCAAATCCCTTCGGCTGTTCTATGGGTCCAGTCTTGTGCTTGCCTCGCCGCTTATTACTACTACCACCACCAGTTAGTTAAGTTTCCGACCGAAACCGAGCCGGAGATCACAACTGAAATCCCCTTCAAGCCATTAGTGTTGAAGCATGACGAGATCCCTAGCTTTCTTCACCCTTCCTCTCCGCTTCCCAGTTTGGGTGGTATCATTTTAGAACAGATCAAGCGACTTCACAAACCTTTCTCTGTTCTCATTGACACTTTTGAAGAGCTGGAAAGAGACACTATTGACCACATGTCCCAGCTCTGCCCTCAAGTCATCATCAAATCCATAGGTCCGCTTTTTACGGTGGCTAAATCCATAAGCTCTGACATTAAAGGAGATATTTCGGAGCCAGCCAGTGACTGCATAGAGTGGCTTGACTCCAAAGAACCATCTTCTGTCGTTTACATCTCCTTTGGGACTATAGTCCGCTTGAAGCAAGAGCAGATCGAGGAGATTGCGCACGGCATTCTAAACTCCGGGCTGTCATGTTTGTGGGTCGTGCGGCCTCCCTTAGAAGCCTTATCCCAAGAACCACAAGTTTTGCCTCGAGAGCTTGAAGAAAAAGGGAAGATCGTGGAATGGTGTCCACAAGAGAAGGTGTTGGCTCATCCTGCGGTTGCTTGCTTCTTAAGTCACTGCGGGTGGAACTCAACCATGGAGGCTTTAACTTCAGGAGCTCCCCTGATTTGTTTCCCGCAGTGGGGAGATCAGGTGACAAATGCGGTGTACATGATTGATGTTTTCAAGACAGGATTGAGACTTAGCCGTGGAGAGGCTGAGAAGAGGATTGTTTTAAGGGAAGAGGTGACTGAGCGACTGCTTGAGGCCACCGTTGGAGAGAAGGCGGTGGAGCTGAGAGAAAATGCTCGGAGGTGGAAGGAGGCGGCGGAGTCTGCCGTGGCATACGGAGGATCATCTGAGAGGAACTTGCAAGAGTTTGTTGACAAGTTGGTTGATGTAAAGATTATGCCAAGCATTAGTAATTAA
- the LOC104718360 gene encoding UDP-glycosyltransferase 84A4-like isoform X2 — MEPSSLTHVMLVSFPGQGHINPLLRLGKLIASKGLLVTFVTTEEPLGKKMREANKIQDGVLKPVGLGFLRFEFFDDGFFFDDGFVYEDMDLLLKSLEVAGKREIKNLVKKYEKQPVKCLINNAFVPWVCDVAEELQIPSAVLWVQSCACLAAYYYYHHQLVKFPTETEPEITTEIPFKPLVLKHDEIPSFLHPSSPLPSLGGIILEQIKRLHKPFSVLIDTFEELERDTIDHMSQLCPQVIIKSIGPLFTVAKSISSDIKGDISEPASDCIEWLDSKEPSSVVYISFGTIVRLKQEQIEEIAHGILNSGLSCLWVVRPPLEALSQEPQVLPRELEEKGKIVEWCPQEKVLAHPAVACFLSHCGWNSTMEALTSGAPLICFPQWGDQVTNAVYMIDVFKTGLRLSRGEAEKRIVLREEVTERLLEATVGEKAVELRENARRWKEAAESAVAYGGSSERNLQEFVDKLVDVKIMPSISN; from the exons ATGGAACCGTCTAGTCTTACTCATGTGATGCTCGTATCATTCCCAGGCCAAGGTCACATAAACCCTCTTCTTCGTCTAGGAAAGCTCATAGCCTCCAAAGGCTTACTCGTCACCTTTGTCACCACAGAGGAGCCGTTGGGGAAGAAGATGCGTGAAGCCAACAAGATTCAAGACGGCGTGCTCAAACCGGTCGGTTTAGGTTTCCTCCGGTTCGAGTTCTTCGACGACGGATTT TTCTTCGACGACGGATTTGTATACGAAGACATGGATTTGTTATTAAAATCACTTGAAGTTGCCGGGAAAAGAGAGATCAAGAACCTGGTCAAGAAATATGAGAAGCAACCAGTGAAATGTCTCATAAATAACGCTTTTGTCCCATGGGTGTGTGACGTAGCCGAGGAGCTTCAAATCCCTTCGGCTGTTCTATGGGTCCAGTCTTGTGCTTGCCTCGCCGCTTATTACTACTACCACCACCAGTTAGTTAAGTTTCCGACCGAAACCGAGCCGGAGATCACAACTGAAATCCCCTTCAAGCCATTAGTGTTGAAGCATGACGAGATCCCTAGCTTTCTTCACCCTTCCTCTCCGCTTCCCAGTTTGGGTGGTATCATTTTAGAACAGATCAAGCGACTTCACAAACCTTTCTCTGTTCTCATTGACACTTTTGAAGAGCTGGAAAGAGACACTATTGACCACATGTCCCAGCTCTGCCCTCAAGTCATCATCAAATCCATAGGTCCGCTTTTTACGGTGGCTAAATCCATAAGCTCTGACATTAAAGGAGATATTTCGGAGCCAGCCAGTGACTGCATAGAGTGGCTTGACTCCAAAGAACCATCTTCTGTCGTTTACATCTCCTTTGGGACTATAGTCCGCTTGAAGCAAGAGCAGATCGAGGAGATTGCGCACGGCATTCTAAACTCCGGGCTGTCATGTTTGTGGGTCGTGCGGCCTCCCTTAGAAGCCTTATCCCAAGAACCACAAGTTTTGCCTCGAGAGCTTGAAGAAAAAGGGAAGATCGTGGAATGGTGTCCACAAGAGAAGGTGTTGGCTCATCCTGCGGTTGCTTGCTTCTTAAGTCACTGCGGGTGGAACTCAACCATGGAGGCTTTAACTTCAGGAGCTCCCCTGATTTGTTTCCCGCAGTGGGGAGATCAGGTGACAAATGCGGTGTACATGATTGATGTTTTCAAGACAGGATTGAGACTTAGCCGTGGAGAGGCTGAGAAGAGGATTGTTTTAAGGGAAGAGGTGACTGAGCGACTGCTTGAGGCCACCGTTGGAGAGAAGGCGGTGGAGCTGAGAGAAAATGCTCGGAGGTGGAAGGAGGCGGCGGAGTCTGCCGTGGCATACGGAGGATCATCTGAGAGGAACTTGCAAGAGTTTGTTGACAAGTTGGTTGATGTAAAGATTATGCCAAGCATTAGTAATTAA
- the LOC104748924 gene encoding glycine-rich RNA-binding protein 1-like produces MADLERLKMSETDSVDDFAGKISGLASQSAALGENIEESKLVKKFLTGFQETRFGDIVGRIKAYEERVGEETKSEDQGKLMFSNSSNNRGGYNGFQGGNKGGYNRGGYNRGGYNRGGNTRGGYGRGDYGRGGYNRGGSDRGNYGESFGRGRGRGRSNGQNQE; encoded by the exons ATGGCAGATCTAGAAAGACTGAAGATGAGCGAGACCGATTcagttgatgattttgcaggcaAGATCTCAGGCCTGGCATCACAATCAGCTGCTCTAGGAGAGAATATTGAAGAGTCGAAGTTGGTGAAGAAGTTCTTAACGGGCTTCCAagaaacaa GATTTGGTGATATAGTCGGAAGAATAAAGGCGTATGAAGAGCGTGTAGGAGAAGAGACCAAAAGTGAAGACCAAGGAAAACTTATGTTTTCAAATTCTAGTAACAACCGAGGAGGTTACAATGGTTTCCAAGGAGGAAACAAAGGAGGTTATAACAGAGGAGGTTATAATAGAGGAGGCTATAATAGAGGAGGCAACACTAGAGGTGGATATGGCAGAGGTGATTATGGTCGAGGTGGATACAATAGAGGTGGATCTGATAGAGGAAACTATGGTGAAAGTTTTGGTAGAGGCAGAGGTCGAGGGAGATCTAATGGCCAAAACCAAGAATAA